CAGGCGCATACACGTACGCGGGAACTCTTTTTCAAACAATCGCTCAAGTTCAGCTTGCGCCGGGATTTCATCAAACGTCGTCGTACATTCCCATGTCAAGAACTTTGCCTCTACAGGAACCACACGCGCAAAGCTCCATTTTCTAAACATCGTCGTCATATTCAAAATCATAGTCCCGCCTTTACCACATGTGGTGTAATGAAAATTGCCAGTTCATTTTCTTCTTCCTCTTCGGAGGTGTAGCTGAACAAGCGCCCGATTACAGGGATACTCCCGAGGAATGGCACCGCCGACCGCACCTCGGATTTACTCTTACGAATCAGGCCTCCCAAGCAAAGTGTTTCGCCATCTTTCAGCACCACCATCGTCTTCAAGTTTCGCGTACTGATGTCGCGGGGGCCATCGCCGGAGCTACGCCCCGCCGACTTAATTTCAGGCGAGACGTCCAACGTAATCCGGCCCTCTTGCGTAACCGACGGCGTAAGTTCTAGCGAAATGCCATCGTTAAAGGAGCGGTAGTCTGTTATCGGGTAACCGTCGGCAGACACTTGGCTTACCAAGTAGTAGACGGTGTTTGTCACATTGAGCTCCGCCTTATTGCCGTTGAGCGTGGTCAAGCGCGGGCGCGCGAGCACCTCGGCCTGATTATTTTCTTCGAGCGAGGCTAGCTCCAGTTCAAAGCGGTCGGGCAAGAGCCCGATTTTACCGAAGGCGCCCGCCACCGAAAAGTCCTTGTCCATAAAATCGAAGTAGCCTCGCGCGCCAAGATCGCGTTCCGCGGTCTTACGCGTGGCACCGCTATGCAGCCCGATTTCAAAGCCACGCCCGCGCTTAAATTCTACCACAATGCAAGAGAGTGTCACCTGCAACGCCGGAATATCAATCTGCTTGAGCAAGTCTACCGCCATCTGGATTTCAAAATGCGAACCGCCCAGCAGCAGTGCATTCTGTTCTTTAATCTCGGTCGCTACAAAGTTCGGGCTGGGCGCAAACTTGCCCAAGTATGCAAGCGCCCGCTCGCTATGAACATGCCGCAGCGGGTAAAGTTTGCTCGCCGAAAGCGCCTTGTGCGTACCGCCCTCGCTCACGTACAAGGTCTTGCCCTCAAGCGCAAAACTGTACCGCCGCCCCTTAAACAGCGACTCAATCAAACAATCAAGCGTCACCGCATGCAACTTAAGTCGCATACTTTCGCGGATATCGCCATACAGCGCCAAGTTCAAATCCGCAACCTCGGCAAGTACGTTCAACGCCTGCGCCAAATCACCATCGTTCACCTCGGCGCTGAACAAGTCTCCATCTCTGAAAATCCGGATTTTATCGTTCGCTTCGCTTGCGGCCTTACTCCCGGCGCTTACCCTCAGGCATCCGCCTTCACGCCAAACCCGAAAACCATGTACAGACATGATCGAGCGAAATGCCGCCTCGGCAGGCATGGAGCGAAGCTCGCCCGTAATGCGGCCTTCAAGCCCAGGTACCGCCAAAATATTCAGGCCCGAATTCAAGGCAAACTCGCGCACGAATTCGCCCACCTCTTTATCCTTCACCGACAGCGAGACAAGCGAATCGCGCAGGGTAAATTCATGCTCGCCGCGCTCCCTCGCACGCCGCACATGGAACACGGATTCCCGCTGCACCAATTCAAGCCCGTGGGCCGAACAGAGCGCCGTCAAGGCTTCCAGCACGCCCACGCCATCTAAATGAAACGTCACCTTCAAATCGAGGGCGTC
This portion of the uncultured Fibrobacter sp. genome encodes:
- a CDS encoding type II and III secretion system protein translates to MSRTLLFEPARRAFALVAPVLLGALLCFAPVRAEKPVSLDFVDTPIAEVVRLISLAYKTPVLVDDALDLKVTFHLDGVGVLEALTALCSAHGLELVQRESVFHVRRARERGEHEFTLRDSLVSLSVKDKEVGEFVREFALNSGLNILAVPGLEGRITGELRSMPAEAAFRSIMSVHGFRVWREGGCLRVSAGSKAASEANDKIRIFRDGDLFSAEVNDGDLAQALNVLAEVADLNLALYGDIRESMRLKLHAVTLDCLIESLFKGRRYSFALEGKTLYVSEGGTHKALSASKLYPLRHVHSERALAYLGKFAPSPNFVATEIKEQNALLLGGSHFEIQMAVDLLKQIDIPALQVTLSCIVVEFKRGRGFEIGLHSGATRKTAERDLGARGYFDFMDKDFSVAGAFGKIGLLPDRFELELASLEENNQAEVLARPRLTTLNGNKAELNVTNTVYYLVSQVSADGYPITDYRSFNDGISLELTPSVTQEGRITLDVSPEIKSAGRSSGDGPRDISTRNLKTMVVLKDGETLCLGGLIRKSKSEVRSAVPFLGSIPVIGRLFSYTSEEEEENELAIFITPHVVKAGL